In one window of Lynx canadensis isolate LIC74 chromosome B3, mLynCan4.pri.v2, whole genome shotgun sequence DNA:
- the LOC115516377 gene encoding heterogeneous nuclear ribonucleoprotein A1-like, with amino-acid sequence MSKSESPKEPEQLRKLFIGGLSFETTGESLRSHFEQWGTLQDCVVMRDPNTKRSRGFGFVTYATVEDVDAAMNARPHKVDGRVVEPKRAVLREDSQRPGAHLTVKKIFVRGIKEDTEEHHLRDYFEQYGKTEVIEIMTDRGSGKKRGFAFVTFDDHDSVDKIVIQKYHTVNGHNCEVRKALSKQETASASSSQRGRSGSGNFGGGRGGGFGGNDNFGRGGNFSGRGGFGGSRGGGGYGGRGDGYNGFGNDGSNFGGGGSYNDFGNYNQSSNFGPMKGGHFGGRSSGPYGGGGQYFAKPRNQGGYGGSSSSSSYGSGRRF; translated from the coding sequence ATGTCTAAGTCAGAGTCTCCCAAAGAGCCTGAACAGCTGCGGAAGCTTTTCATTGGAGGTTTGAGCTTTGAAACAACCGGTGAGAGTCTGAGGAGCCATTTTGAGCAATGGGGAACGCTTCAGGACTGTGTGGTAATGAGAGATCCAAACACCAAGCGCTCCAGAGGCTTTGGGTTTGTCACCTATGCCACTGTGGAAGACGTGGATGCAGCCATGAATGCAAGGCCACACAAGGTGGATGGAAGAGTTGTGGAACCAAAAAGGGCTGTCTTGAGAGAAGATTCTCAAAGACCTGGTGCCCACTTAACTGTGAAAAAGATTTTTGTCCGTggcattaaagaagacactgAAGAACATCATCTAAGAGATTATTTTGAACAGTATGGGAAAACTGAAGTGATTGAAATCATGACTGACCGAGGCAGTGGCAAAAAGAGAGGCTTTGCTTTTGTGACCTTTGACGACCATGACTCTGTAGACAAGATTGTCATTCAAAAATACCATACTGTGAACGGACACAACTGTGAAGTAAGGAAAGCTTTATCTAAGCAAGAGACGGCTAGTGCTTCTTCCAGCCAAAGAGGTCGAAGTGGTTCTGGGAACTTCGGTGGTGGTCGTGGAGGTGGTTTTGGTGGGAATGACAACTTTGGCCGTGGAGGAAACTTCAGTGGGCGAGGTGGCTTTGGCGGCAGTCGAGGTGGTGGTGGATATGGTGGCAGAGGGGATGGCTATAACGGATTTGGTAACGATGGAAGCAACTTTGGAGGTGGTGGAAGCTATAATGATTTTGGCAATTACAATCAATCTTCAAATTTTGGACCCATGAAAGGAGGACATTTTGGAGGCAGAAGCTCTGGCCCCTATGGTGGTGGAGGCCAATACTTTGCCAAACCACGAAACCAAGGTGGCTATGGCGgttccagcagcagcagtagctatggcagtggcagaaggttttaa